The DNA window TGTCGTCGGCGTTTCCGCCGTCGTCACCCGGTGCATGAATGTCGATCGCGCCAAGCAGCGGCTGATGAGCATGCAGCTCGTCGCGGGCTACTTCGACCTGTTCACGCTCCGCCGCAACAGCGATCAGGCCCGCATGATCGCCCAGAGCCACCAGCACGTGCTGCAGCTGGCCACCAGCGTTGCGACGGCCGAAGGTTTCACGTCGGCGGCGATGAACCTGTGTAACGAATTGGCCAGCCGCGCTCACGCCACCCGCGTGTCGCTGGGCTGGCTCAAAGGCAAGTCGATCAAGATCGTTGCCCTCAGCCACACGGAAGAGTTCGACAAGAAGCAGGAACTCATCGTGATGCTGCAAAAGGTCATGGAAGAGTGCATGGACCAGGAGGCGATGGTCCAGTACGACCCCAACGGCAAGGGGACCGACAACGTCACCCGCGACGCGGCCGCCCTCAGCCGTACGCAGGGCGGACACATCGTGCTGTCGCTACCGCTGCGGCGAAAGGCCGAAGTGGTCGGCGTTGTCACGCTCGAGTTCCTGCCGCAGCAGAAGGTCGGCCCCCAGGTCGCCAGCGGATTGGCGATCGCAGTCGATCTGCTCGCGCCGCAGCTTTACGACCGCTACCAGAACGACCGCTACCTGATCACCAAGATCGGCCTCAGTGCCAAGCATGTCGGCGAGGCGACGATCGGTCCCAAGCACATGATCGCGAAGCTCGTCGCGGTTTTGGTGATCGGGCTTGTCGCGTTCACGGTGCTGTACTCCCCGATGTATCGTGTCTCGGCGCCGTTCCAGTTCGTGCCATTGTCGCGGTTTACGATGGTCGCGCCGGCCGACGGCGAGATCGCCGAGCTGGCGAAGGTCACCGATGCCGTGACAAAGAAGGAACGGAAGATCAAGCCCGGCGACCCCGTCACCAAGGGGCAGATCCTGATCAAGTTCGACACCCACGAGTTGGAACTGCAGCGTGCCGAGGCCGAGGCCGCCCGGGCCGAGGCGCTGGCTAAAGCCGACCAGGCGCGCGGCGAAGACAAACAGGCCGAAGCTCGCCAGGCCTTGCATCAGGCCGAGGCCGCCGAGGCCAAGGCTGCCCAGCTCACCCTCCAGATCGAGCAGGTCACCATTCGTTCGCCGATCGACGGTGTCTGGCTCCTGAAGGACCTTGAAGACCGCGTCGGCTCCCGTGTTCGCCAGGGCGACGAACTGTGCGTCGTCGGTCAGCCCGATTTGCTCAAGGTCGAAATGAGCGTCCCAGAGCGCGATATCCAGCAGGTGAAGGTCGGCCAGAAGACCTGGATCGCCACCAATTCGCTGCCCGGCGACAAGTACGAAGCGGTCGTGGAGCGCATCATCCCGATGAGCAACCCCGACCCCAAGGCCGCCGACAACACTTTCAAGGTCTACTGCACCGTCAAGGACAAGGCCGCAACCTGGCGTCCCGGTATGTCCGGCGAAGGACGCATCGAGATCGAAGAAAAGCCCCTCTGGTGGATCCTGTCGCACCGCCTGGTCGACTTCGTGAAGCTGAAGGTCTGGTATTGAAGTAGGGTCCGCCTTGGCGGACGCGCAAGCCCAATACCCGAAACTGATTCGGACACTCGATCTGATTCGAACACCCGATCGCGTCCGCCAAGGCGGACCCTACTCCCATGACTCTCCAACTACGACCGACATTTTCCGAGTCCTGGTACCGGGTGAAAACCCTCAAGGTCAAGCTCCGCCCGGGTGCCCAGATCTCGCGGCAGTACTTCCGCGGCGAGCGGTGGTACGTCGTCCGCGATCCGGCGGGTAATCAATTTCACCGTCTTAGCGACCCCGCCTACCGATTCGTCGGCCTGCTCGACGGCACGCGATCGGTCGAAGAGGCGTGGGATCTGTGCGGCGGCACAATGGCCGATGACGCGCCGACCCAGCCGGAAGTCATCCAGATCCTGTCGCACCTGTACAGCGCGAACCTGATCGACGCCGACGTCACACCCGACGCGACGGTGCTTCTCCGCCGGCATAAGAACCTGAACAAGCGTAAGTTTCAGGGCCGGCTGATGAACATCATGTTCCCGCGCATCCCGCTGTGGGACCTGGACACGTTCCTGGTCCGCTGGATGCCGCTGGTCCGCCAGATGTTCAGCCGGTTCGGCGCGTTCGTCTGGCTGGCGGTGGTGATCGCGGCTTGCGTGATGGTCGCGTCCAAGAGCCAGCAGTCCACCCACAACCTGACCGAAGCCGCCAAGCACGCGATCGACGTCAACGGCAACACGATCAACCTGCTCTACATGTGGGGCATGTTCGTCTTCGTGAAGCTGATTCACGAGCTGGGCCATGCGTTCGCGTGTCGCCGGTTCGGCGGCGAGTGTCACGAGCTGGGCATCATGTTCCTGGTGTTCATCCCGACGCCGTACGTCGACGCGTCGACCGCCTGGAGCTTCCCCAACAAGTGGCACCGCGTGTTCGTGGGTGCCGCGGGCATGATCGTGGAGCTGTTCTTCGCCTCCCTTTGTGCGTTCATCTGGGTGAACATCGGCGATCCGAACCACAACATCATCGGGCAGCTCGCGTTCAACGCGATGCTCGTCGCGAGCGTGACGACGATCATCTTTAACGCCAACCCGCTGCTGCGTTACGACGGCTACTACATCCTGTCGGACTATCTTGAAATCCCGAACCTGCGGCAGAAGAGCCAGGAGTACTCGCTCGGCCTGATCAAGCGGCACATCTTCCG is part of the Humisphaera borealis genome and encodes:
- a CDS encoding efflux RND transporter periplasmic adaptor subunit, translating into MSSSAVETSNKNRGGGNKDGGTGTEASGQPGKGGNRHQLVQRLLDSSASLPAFINDLLTTQAVTVAGTEAAGFLLERNGEQVALRPIAHIRPDESAPEVRAQALAAFQDLIKPCVEQGRDGAIEVSPTGQDGAEAQYCLITLLRADGDVVGVSAVVTRCMNVDRAKQRLMSMQLVAGYFDLFTLRRNSDQARMIAQSHQHVLQLATSVATAEGFTSAAMNLCNELASRAHATRVSLGWLKGKSIKIVALSHTEEFDKKQELIVMLQKVMEECMDQEAMVQYDPNGKGTDNVTRDAAALSRTQGGHIVLSLPLRRKAEVVGVVTLEFLPQQKVGPQVASGLAIAVDLLAPQLYDRYQNDRYLITKIGLSAKHVGEATIGPKHMIAKLVAVLVIGLVAFTVLYSPMYRVSAPFQFVPLSRFTMVAPADGEIAELAKVTDAVTKKERKIKPGDPVTKGQILIKFDTHELELQRAEAEAARAEALAKADQARGEDKQAEARQALHQAEAAEAKAAQLTLQIEQVTIRSPIDGVWLLKDLEDRVGSRVRQGDELCVVGQPDLLKVEMSVPERDIQQVKVGQKTWIATNSLPGDKYEAVVERIIPMSNPDPKAADNTFKVYCTVKDKAATWRPGMSGEGRIEIEEKPLWWILSHRLVDFVKLKVWY